TCCACGTCGGGCAAAAACCCCGCAGCCCTTCGCGAAGCGGCATGCGTACCGCTCCGCCGAACCCCGGTGGCACCCCGGCCGGCGGACGCCCCGCGAGCGCGATCTCGCGGTGCGGCACCCGCATCCGGTGCGCCGCTGCGATGTTCGCCACTCCCCTCGACCCACTCTCGGCAAGCGGGCCGATTCGTGCTCTCGGCGAGATGCCTCGGCGCGGCGCACGCCGAGCACACACGGCCTACGTGCCGGGCGCGATCCGCACGATGCCGAGTGCAAGGATCTCCACGAACGTTCCCGCGGCGAGAAGCCCCTCCGGGTCCACGCCGCCCAGCCGCCGCAGAATCCAGCGCAAGCCGACGGTCGCGGCCGCGAGCACCGTCACGAGAAAAATCCCGAACGCCTCCCACACGTGGAAGACGACGGCGCACGCGAGGACGCTCGCCCAGCCGAACTCCGAAAAGCCGATGCCCCGGACGAACGACGCGTGCTCGGATGGACGCACGGCGTTGCCGTAAGCGGACACCACCATGGCCCACCGCCCGAGGAGCGGCGCGAAAAGGAACGCCTCCTGCCGCCGCGCCTCGAGCGTCGCGTAGCAAACGAAACGCGCGGCAAGGCAGAGAAACACGACCGCCCCCGGCAGCCAGACGAAAGCAGGGTTCCGCGCGCGCGAGGCCACGATGCGGTAGAGCGCCCGCTCGTGGGTCGCTCCCGTCAGCAGGAGAAAGACGACGACCTCCGCGAGGGCCGCCCCGTGCGTGGCCGCGCCACCGAGAGAGCGATCGACGAGGAGGAGGACGGCGCCCAGAGCGACACCGCAGATCGGAAAAAACAGGGCGGCGGCTCCGCGGCTCGGAACCCGGGAAGACGCGCCCAGGAGCGTCGGCAAAAGGAAACGGAACGCCTCGAGCAAAGACCCGAGAAGGGAGCGGGGATTCACGAAAGCCGTTTCTTTCGCCGCGACGCACTCGAAGCAAGGGCATGGAGGGGCGCGTCCCGCCTCCGAGTCCTCTTCCCGAGGCCCGAGCTTGCTCTCGCGCCCGTGCCGTCAGTATAAAGGCGCGCCATGCGGTGCGTCGCGAAAGCCCTGGCCGGGCTGCTTCTCCTCTTCTCCGTCCCGGGCTGCGCCTTCGTTTTCGCGGAGATCGACCTCCTGAAACGAAAACCCGAGCCTCTCGAGGAGCACGTCGTCGAAGGCAAGGGCAAAGCGAAGATCCTCCTCGTCGAAATCTCGCGGACGATCACGGCGACCGGCGAAGAGGGGCCGCTCGGCCTCTCGCGGAAAGAGGCCACGCTCGACCGCGTGAAGGCCGAGCTCGGCCGAGCGTCACGGGACGACGACGTGAAGGCGCTCGTCTTGCGTATCGACAGCCCCGGCGGCTCCGTCACGGCGAGCGACACCATCTACCGAGAGATCCGTCGCTTCGCGGAAAAACGCCACGTGCCCGTCGTCGCCCACCTGATGGACCTCGGCACCTCGGGCGCCTACTACGTGGCGCTCGCCGCCGACTCGATCGTGGCACAGCCCACCACCGTCACGGGGAGCATCGGGGCCGTGCTCTACGGCCTCAACGTGGAAGGCCTTTTCCGCAAGCTCGGGATCGAAGACCAGACGGTGAAAGCGGGAGAACACAAGGACATCGGCTCGCCGCTGCGCAAAATGACGCCCGAGGAAAGGGCCATCCTCGAGCGCGTCCTCTCCGAGATGCGGGACCGTTTCGTTTCCCTCGTCCACGAGCGGCGACCCGCGGCCCCGAGAAACGGGAGTTGGGCGGACGGCCGCATTCTCACGGCCGAGCAAGCGCTCGCCGCGGGACTCGTGGACCGCATCGGCTACCTGGACGAAGCCATCGAAGAGGCCCGAAAGCGGGCCGGCGTGAAAAAAGCTCGCGTCGTCCTCTACCGCCGGAGCGACGAGCCGCAGGAAACGGTTTACGCCATGGCCGGAAGCGCTTCGTCTCGGGCTTTTCCGCTCGAAGCCGGTGCTTTTCTCACACCGCGCTTTCTTTACCTCTGGCTTCCGCCCACGGGCCCCTGAACGGCCGACCGCGCGAGACCGCGTGCCCCGCGAGACGGCCTTCTGGTTTTTCCTCCTCGTCACGTCCTCCCTCTACCTTCTCTCC
The sequence above is a segment of the Candidatus Binatia bacterium genome. Coding sequences within it:
- the sppA gene encoding signal peptide peptidase SppA — protein: MRCVAKALAGLLLLFSVPGCAFVFAEIDLLKRKPEPLEEHVVEGKGKAKILLVEISRTITATGEEGPLGLSRKEATLDRVKAELGRASRDDDVKALVLRIDSPGGSVTASDTIYREIRRFAEKRHVPVVAHLMDLGTSGAYYVALAADSIVAQPTTVTGSIGAVLYGLNVEGLFRKLGIEDQTVKAGEHKDIGSPLRKMTPEERAILERVLSEMRDRFVSLVHERRPAAPRNGSWADGRILTAEQALAAGLVDRIGYLDEAIEEARKRAGVKKARVVLYRRSDEPQETVYAMAGSASSRAFPLEAGAFLTPRFLYLWLPPTGP